Within the Pseudomonas mendocina genome, the region GAAAAAGCGCAAGCACAAGCCGATCTTCATGGTCGACATCGCCGTACCGCGCGATATCGAACCGCAGGTGGGCGAGCTGGATGACGTCTACCTCTATACCGTCGATGACTTGCACGAAGTCATCGAGGAAAACCTCAAGAGCCGCCAGGGCGCGGCGCAGGCTGCCGAGGAATTGGTCGCTGCCGGCACTGACGATTTCATGCAGCGCCTGCGTGAGCTGGCCGCGGTCGACGTGCTCAAGGCCTACCGCCAGCAGGCCGAGCGCCTGCGCGACGAGGAGCTGGCCAAGGCCCAGCGTATGCTGGTCAACGGTAGCAATCCCGAGGACGTGCTGGCGCAACTGGCCCGTGGCCTGACCAACAAGCTGCTGCACGCGCCCAGCGTACGCATGAAGAAACTTACCGCCGAGGGGCGCATCGACGCGCTCAGCCTGGCCCAGGAATTGTTCGCCCTCGACGAGAGCGCGCCGCAGGACAAAGGTCTGCAATGAAAGCTTCACTGTTGAACAAGCTGGACAACCTCAGCGACCGCTTCGAGGAACTGACGGCGCTGCTCGGCGATGCCGAGGTGATTTCCAAGCAGACGCAGTTCCGCGCCTATTCCAAGGAATACGCCGAGATCGAGCCGGTGATCGCCACCTTCCGCGAGCTGCGCAAGGTGCAGGACGACCTCGAGGGCGCGCAAGCGCTGCTCAAGGACAGCGACCCGGATCTGCGTGAGATGGCTGAGCTGGAAGTGGATCAGGCCAAGGAGTCGCTGGTCGGCCTGGAAGACAAGCTGCAGCGCATGCTGCTGCCCAAGGACCCCAACGACGGGCGCAACGTCTATCTGGAAATCCGCGCCGGCACCGGCGGCGACGAGGCAGCGATCTTCTCCGGCGATCTGTTCCGCATGTACTCGCGCTACGCCGAGAAGCAGGGCTGGCGGGTCGAGGTGCTGTCGGCCAACGAGGGCGAGCATGGCGGCTTCAAGGAAGTGATCGCCCGCGTCGAGGGTGACAACGTCTACGCCAAGCTCAAGTTCGAATCCGGTGCCCATCGCGTGCAGCGCGTGCCGGAAACCGAATCCCAGGGCCGTATCCACACCTCGGCCTGCACCGTGGCGGTGCTGCCGGAGCCGGACGAGCAGATGGCCATCGAGATCAACCCGGCCGATCTGCGTGTCGATACCTACCGCAGCTCCGGCGCGGGCGGTCAGCACGTCAACACCACCGACTCGGCAATCCGCATTACCCACATCCCCACCGGCACCGTGGTGGAATGCCAGGAAGAGCGTTCGCAGCACAAGAACCGCGCCAAGGCCATGGCCTGGCTCGCGGCCAAGCTGCAGGACCAGCAGGAAGCGGCGGCGCACAAGGAAATCTCCGAGACGCGCAAGCTGCTGGTGGGCTCGGGCGATCGCTCCGAGCGCATCCGCACCTACAACTTCCCGCAGGGCCGGGTGACCGACCACCGCATCAACCTGACCCTGTATTCGCTGAACGAAGTGATTGCCGGCGGCGTGGACGCAGTAATCGAGCCGTTGCTTGCGGAATATCAGGCTGACCAGTTGGCGGCACTGGGCGATTGAGTTTCGCTTGAGGTCGTTGCGGTGCGCATGGCGCGCCCTACGGAGCGCGTGCCGCTTGCAGCAGAACCGTAGCCCGGATGCAATCCGGGGACATACTTCCCGGATTGCATCCGGGCTACGAGAGAAATATGGCCAGCATCGAATCCCTGCTCTCTACCGCTGATCTGCCCGATT harbors:
- the prfA gene encoding peptide chain release factor 1 — encoded protein: MKASLLNKLDNLSDRFEELTALLGDAEVISKQTQFRAYSKEYAEIEPVIATFRELRKVQDDLEGAQALLKDSDPDLREMAELEVDQAKESLVGLEDKLQRMLLPKDPNDGRNVYLEIRAGTGGDEAAIFSGDLFRMYSRYAEKQGWRVEVLSANEGEHGGFKEVIARVEGDNVYAKLKFESGAHRVQRVPETESQGRIHTSACTVAVLPEPDEQMAIEINPADLRVDTYRSSGAGGQHVNTTDSAIRITHIPTGTVVECQEERSQHKNRAKAMAWLAAKLQDQQEAAAHKEISETRKLLVGSGDRSERIRTYNFPQGRVTDHRINLTLYSLNEVIAGGVDAVIEPLLAEYQADQLAALGD